The following proteins come from a genomic window of Theileria equi strain WA chromosome 2 map unlocalized gcontig_1105316255037, whole genome shotgun sequence:
- a CDS encoding conserved hypothetical protein (encoded by transcript BEWA_040850A) — MKSMKVLVSFLIGYIFKSLCMTGVMANKDSPPAGQKQPGPTQGSEQDKLVDSGCNFSARTDMGVSPFSSIKKTDDEMCMVKTNDDVNTFLYSCDGVSEPATCPEVVKVDDSDVDIKTLFTQATCTDKTSEYGGIRTFQVLTGKAQREFTAKCVCTKADGKSETMTITSSFGKVNIFAVVGILFLVALGQF; from the coding sequence ATGAAGTCGATGAAAGTTTTGGTATCCTTTCTTATTGGTTATATCTTTAAAAGTTTGTGCATGACTGGTGTTATGGCAAACAAGGATAGTCCACCAGCAGGACAAAAACAACCAGGTCCAACACAAGGTAGTGAACAAGACAAACTTGTAGACTCCGGATGCAATTTTTCCGCTAGAACAGATATGGGCGTATCTCCTTTTAGTTCTATTAAAAAAACCGATGATGAAATGTGCATGGTAAAAACCAACGATGATGTAAACACCTTTTTGTATTCATGTGATGGTGTTTCCGAGCCCGCAACATGCCCTGAGGTCGTAAAAGTTGACGATTCCGATGTGGATATTAAGACCCTTTTTACACAGGCAACATGTACCGACAAGACGAGTGAGTATGGAGGCATTCGTACATTTCAAGTATTGACCGGTAAAGCTCAGCGTGAGTTCACTGCAAAGTGCGTATGTACCAAGGCTGACGGCAAAAGTGAAACTATGACCataacatcttcctttggCAAGGTCAACATTTTTGC
- a CDS encoding conserved hypothetical protein (encoded by transcript BEWA_040860A) → MRKFSRIDDRLNYSLRPQAIHLNPLKSGPSCRISVGNVKNSDGTFTAIGGRTSVISTLLFTHEAKNRNIVGSFHKPCLEVYIRPATGTVKSSTRAIEATLIKMMEKIVNSETLGRITLSFRIQILEDSGGLLSVCLNALTICLLISGIEIRELYFAVSFGIVKNEDEQECVILDPTDAEVDGYCSTSLTLFCEPNSGEVALLTIDSGSGCYEDESLQIIKTIAKKASSHYLAQLEELYNESLDAAKITFGSNNFTKS, encoded by the exons ATGCGAAAATTCAGTAGGATCGATGATCGACTGAACTATTCTCTTCGCCCTCAAGCTATTCATTTGAATCCTCTAAAATCTGGTCCATCATGTAGAATTTCCGTGGGAAACGTCAAGAATTCTGACGGTACCTTCACCGCCATTGGCGGTAGAACCTCTGTTATTTCCACTTTGCTATTTACACATGAAGCTAAAAACAGAAACATAGTTGGAAGCTTCCATAAGCCATGTTTGGAGGTTTATATTAGACCAGCGACAG GAACTGTAAAATCGTCTACAAGAGCAATTGAAGCCACActgataaagatgatggaaaaaatcGTAAATAGTGAGACGTTGGGAAGGATAACGCTTTCGTTTCGTATCCAAATCTTGGAGGATTCTGGTGGTCTGCTATCTGTTTGCTTAAACGCTCTGACAATTTGTTTACTAATCTCTGGGATTGAAATTAGAGAGTTATACTTTGCCGTTTCGTTTGGTATAGTCAAAAACGAAGATGAGCAGGAATGTGTAATATTGGATCCAACCGATGCCGAGGTAGATGGCTACTGTTCCACATCTCTGACACTTTTCTGTGAACCAAATTCAG GTGAAGTGGCATTGCTAACAATAGATAGCGGTTCCGGGTGctatgaagatgaatcCTTACAAATTATCAAAACTATTGCAAAAAAAGCTAGTTCTCATTATCTTGCCCAATTGGAAGAACTCTATAATGAAAGCCTTGATGCGGCAAAGATTACTTTTGGTTCCAACAATTTTACCAAGAGTTAA
- a CDS encoding proteasome subunit beta 7, putative (encoded by transcript BEWA_040870A), with protein sequence MNYEYVKTYMSQQGGWDFSNYSRNSRIKDKISGFNVKKTGTTICGVLVKDGVVLASDTRATQGHIVADKNCSKLHKISDAIYCAGAGVAADLEHTTLWLANNIELHRLNTKKKPMVQMCVSMLVHELYKYQGYKQCALIIGGHDTSGPHLFSVSPHGSSDSLPFCTMGSGSLNAMSVLEEGYFDGMSIEDATKLAVKAISAGITNDLGSGGNVDVCVITKDGAEHIRTAAKVCGRTYSSSNFTFAPGTTQILKQNILDVSKHIVVESIDID encoded by the exons atgaattATGAGTACGTAAAGACCTATATGTCCCAGCAGGGAGGCTGGGATTTTTCAAACTATTCGAGAAACTCCAGAATAAAGGACAAGATTAGCG GGTTTAATGTCAAAAAGACTGGTACTACAATTTGTGGAGTATTGGTGAAAGATGGCGTCGTTTTGGCCTCCGATACTCGTGCTACCCAAGGACACATTGTAGCAGACAAGAATTGCTCTAAGCTTCACAAGATTTCTGATGCAATATACTGTGCAGGTGCCGGTGTTGCTGCTGATCTAGAGCATACAACATTGTGGCTGGCAAACAATATAGAGCTCCACAGACTAAATACAAAAAAGAAGCCAATGGTACAAATGTGTGTATCCATGCTGGTTCATGAATTGTACAAGTATCAAGGATACAAACAATGCGCTCTTATTATTGGTGGACATGATACATCTGGACCACATCTGTTTAGCGTTTCACCTCATGGTTCATCTGACTCACTTCCGTTTTGTACCATGGGTTCTGGGTCTCTAAACGCAATGAGTGTCCTGGAGGAGG GTTACTTTGATGGCATGTCTATAGAGGATGCCACTAAACTCGCGGTGAAAGCTATAAGCGCCGGTATTACCAATGATTTAGGTTCTGGTGGAAATGTAGACGTTTGTGTTATAACAAAGGATGGAGCGGAACACATTCGCACAGCTGCTAAAGTTTGTGGAAGAACATATTCCTCCTCTAACTTTACCTTTGCTCCAGGAACTACACAAATCCTCaaacaaaatatattggaTGTATCCAAACACATTGTTGTAGAGTCAATTGATATAGACTAG
- a CDS encoding conserved hypothetical protein (encoded by transcript BEWA_040880A) has translation MLKLEKEKCSVDSIKLAASIFCRCGVPFSRRFRNVPCYHVNCSSCNEKSRAGDNCTTCKAKIEKVEELHPNEELLVCTVPKCSKGFVNFPSLRVHLKLAHAISANSVEDFYGEFGDLDIKIAETKVIQYTPPSGIDIKSEGNDKHEADHLVGVGDDNNGIASSQRENNDSDCSEDIDILI, from the exons ATGCTCAAACTTGAGAAGGAAAAATGTTCAGTGGATAGCATAAAGTTGGCTGCAAGCATTTTCTGCCGCTGCGGAGTACCATTTTCACGTAGATTCAGAAAC GTACCGTGCTACCATGTCAATTGTAGCTCATGTAATGAAAAGAGCCGTGCGGGGGACAATTGTACAAC CTGCAAGGCAAAGATCGAAAAGGTAGAGGAACTTCATCCTAATGAAGAATTGCTAGTATGTACCGTTCCTAAATGTAGTAAAGGATTTGTAAACTTCCCGAGTCTAAGAGTACACCTTAAGCTCGCTCACGCTATCTCGGCAAATTCTGTGGAGGATTTTTACGGGGAATTTGGAGACTTGGACATTAAAATTGCAGAGACAAAAGTAATACAGTATACACCGCCTAGTGGTATTGATATTAAATCGGAAGGAAATGACAAACACGAGGCGGATCACCTTGTTGGTGTAGGTGACGATAACAACGGCATTGCAAGTTCGCAAAGAGAAAACAACGATTCAGATTGCTCAGAAGATATAGATATTTTAATTTAG
- a CDS encoding conserved hypothetical protein (encoded by transcript BEWA_040890A), whose translation MAFNGKSSGFISSRDLERGNDGLENTSKRARFGLASGLDKEKSTQFQHEPKADIMSHWLFADDPLDANLNQKSALVLSNTRCSSFSTPAKPSYTSGFQSASGRQYNTFSSGQISDVRKFLGLDDNDASYEFTKDTAFKSSFTRAGSFNKEFDLKSESLIPSGNSIDRNERYKLLDRSKTTTDKVIDSVDLYEISKIKSCLDLWNYNCIYTNYYKSDLSIEIISTLWKENGDPFTVHYDNAENFKFIHVHCNNVTIGGFEEVNRCFQKILATKPIKDSEKRTFDRNWVLKKYKLYTVVSCRNYRKKISKLLKEGNSLKSLVEEISLPNPINLLKILFRLLKFEYSGQRSILLKILQGDASSDLPVVVRVESVYSEKVYLSDGYNCFKAVPSDKYIKALFNSKTIWSGSKILLQGIVFTSTSYDDYTLNLYNNSISGAKNLKIGLQPKHCNSNIRDLKYDAGKVMRVDVTVLKRLPLVYKAYLNCKETEGTKCLTLTEDEYQSLIDDPESAVLSTIDSISIIYTMVIVDTCVMLNECKDFERRVRESCVRLTLKNVDNEIMSILKPKTRFVVTNAFVKNQSNTLESFENSSRAGNGIHLVSTMYSRFEIIKGKEHMNIYQQPLCSGSLSYKLFMNMPLLSIHGDDNIKHLTLCDITNSGRNHQEEAIYNSLRNFPEKEDEAIYMGQTCDLNGVVIQVGDVIDARVNYFRFFLLTTKLNLVAVKVLSKDTTIYDESGKLYKLPTYFERIRSKLRFSTISAEECEQELAKNTSGLIQEFCNLQYAGFDAHCNIHNFQVNIEEFVLKSSNVLKSLQEHFIKAKLVHRGGCLHLSLASYRGLSSSYMDEMCKMFIALIVKHIIKVYELVGSNNSFVEKCYSFG comes from the exons ATGGCTTTTAATGGGAAATCGAGTGGGTTTATATCTAGTAGAGATCTCGAGAGAGGAAATGATGGACTAGAGAACACAAGCAAACGCGCAAGATTTGGCCTAGCGTCGGGGTTAGACAAGGAAAAATCCACGCAGTTCCAACATGAGCCAAAGGCAGATATTATGAGCCATTGGCTCTTCGCTGATGATCCCCTAGATGCGAATCTAAATCAAAAATCTGCCTTAGTTTTATCAAATACAAGATGCTCCAGTTTTTCTACACCTGCAAAACCATCATACACATCGGGATTCCAATCAGCTTCAGGGAGACAGTATAACACATTTAGTTCTGGACAGATTAGCGATGTAAGAAAGTTTCTAGGGCTAGATGATAATGATGCTTCATACGAATTTACAAAGGATACAGCGTTCAAATCTAGCTTTACCAGAGCAGGGAGTTTTAATAAAGAATTTGACTTAAAATCCGAGAGTCTTATTCCATCTGGGAATAGTATTGATAGAAATGAAAGATATAAGCTTCTAGATCGCTCAAAGACAACTACAGACAAAGTGATTGATTCTGTCGACCTTTATGAAATCAGCAAAATAAAAAGCTGCTTAGACCTTTGGAATTACAACTGCATATATACAAACTATTACAAATCTGATTTATCTATTGAGATAATCTCAACTTTGTGGAAAGAGAATGGAGACCCATTTACAGTTCACTATGATAATgcagaaaattttaaatttatacacGTTCACTGTAATAATGTAACAATCGGTGGATTTGAAGAAGTTAATCGGTGTTTTCAAAAGATTTTGGCGACAAAACCAATAAAAGA TTCTGAGAAACGCACATTTGATAGGAATTGGGTActgaaaaaatataaattgtATACAGTGGTTTCTTGTAGAAACTACAGGAAAAAAATTTCTAAATTGCTAAAAGAGGGAAATAGTTTAAAGAGCCTAGTAGAAGAGATATCTCTACCTAATCCTATCAACCTACTAAAGATACTCTTTAGattattaaaatttgaATATTCTGGTCAAAGGTCaattttattaaaaattCTACAAG GTGATGCTTCATCCGATTTACCAGTTGTTGTAAGAGTAGAAAGTGTTTATAGTGAAAAGGTCTACTTGAGCGATGGATACAATTGTTTCAAGGCCGTACCTAGTGATAAATACATTAAAGCCTTATTCAATTCCAAGACAATTTGGTCAGGTTCCAAAATTCTCTTACAGGGAATCGTATTTACATCCACAAGCTACGATGATTACACACTTAACTTGTACAATAACTCAATTAGTGGTGCTAAAAACCTTAAAATAGGTCTTCAACCGAAACATTGTAATTCTAATATCAGAG ACCTAAAGTATGATGCTGGAAAGGTCATGAGAGTTGATGTTACCGTATTAAAAAGACTCCCATTGGTCTACAAAGCTTATTTAAATTGCAAGGAAACAGAGGGAACAAAGTGTTTGACACTGACTGAAGATGAGTATCAATCTTTAATAGATGATCCGGAATCTGCCGTGCTGA GCACAATTGATAGCATATCCATCATTTACACAATGGTGATAGTGGACACTTGTGTGATGTTAAATGAATGTAAGGATTTTGAACGTAGGGTGAGAGAATCGTGTGTACGTTTGacattgaaaaat GTTGATAATGAGATTATGTCCATATTAAAACCAAAAACACGTTTTGTTGTAACAAACGCATTTGTAAAGAATCAATCAAATACACTTGAATCATTTGAGAATTCTTCACGTGCTGGAAATGGAATACATTTAGTCAGCACAATGTATAGTAGATTTGAAATTATCAAAGGAAAGGAGCACATGAATATCTACCAGCAACCCCTTTGCTCTGGATCATTATCGTACAAGCTCTTTATGAATATGCCACTATTGTCCATCCACGGAGATGATAATATTAAACATCTCACACTTTGCGACATTACAAATTCCGGGAGGAATCACCAAGAGGAGGCAATTTACAACTCACTAAGAAATTTTCcagaaaaagaagatgaagctATATACATGGGACAAACATGCGATTTGAATGGAGTAGTAATTCAAGTTGGGGATGTCATTGATGCCAGAGTGAACTACTTTAGATTCTTTTTGCTGACTACAAAACTAAATTTGGTTGCAGTAAAGGTTCTCTCTAAAGATACCACGATATATGACGAGAGCGGGAAGCTCTACAAACTTCCTACATATTTTGAGCGCATTAGATCAAAGCTGAGATTCTCGACGATTAGTGCTGAAGAATGCGAACAGGAGCTGGCAAAGAATACCTCTGGATTGATACAGGAATTCTGTAATCTTCAATATGCGGGATTCGATGCCCATTGCAATATTCACAACTTTCAAGTCAACATAGAAGAG TTTGTGTTGAAGAGTAGCAACGTTCTGAAAAGTCTTCAAGAACATTTTATAAAGGCTAAACTTGTTCATAGAGGGGGATGTCTACACCTTTCGCTAGCTTCGTACAGAGGACTAAGTAGCAGCTACATGGACGAAATGTGCAAGATGTTTATCGCATTAATAGTGAAGCACATTATTAAGGTCTACGAACTTGTTGGCTCCAATAATTCGTTTGTGGAGAAATGCTATTCCTTTGGATAG
- a CDS encoding conserved hypothetical protein (encoded by transcript BEWA_040900A) produces the protein MLFYVYVILVFFLKGISCTIEGEKQPYHGVKIEDRDQLSVAIEKILKTAPKYTKGGAALAIQLIREQKNEKGYIVDRVYKSLDRSPYVGILPRCLCRYVTCTVPICSSVCLNSGIERKAPFECLGCLSECIPLFMRCLTGSEH, from the coding sequence ATGTTATTTTACGTATATGTGATATTAGTTTTTTTCTTGAAGGGGATTAGTTGTACAATAGAGGGAGAAAAACAACCGTATCACGGAGTTAAGATTGAGGATCGAGATCAGCTCAGTGTGGCCATTGAGAAAATACTAAAAACTGCACCAAAGTATACGAAAGGAGGAGCTGCACTTGCAATTCAGCTGATAAGAGAGCAAAAGAACGAAAAAGGTTACATAGTAGACCGAGTATACAAAAGTTTAGACAGATCTCCTTACGTGGGAATTCTTCCCAGGTGTCTCTGTAGGTACGTGACCTGTACAGTACCTATATGCTCTAGTGTGTGTTTAAATAGTGGTATAGAAAGAAAAGCTCCATTTGAGTGTTTGGGGTGTCTAAGTGAGTGTATCCCCCTTTTTATGAGATGCTTGACTGGAAGTGAACACTGA
- a CDS encoding conserved hypothetical protein (encoded by transcript BEWA_040910A) has protein sequence MYKIIYFGVLVVSFVSLVAPTGKVGKARAYNKGEILRDLQDAVTEIIQSGSGVTQEILSIKKRFKLVEALSFCLESGDITKQELASCLNTLIIGNGLDPPVSVSECLGEYIMCTSRVCLGAINEEKDDAIKCLVECLPQSILCITRSTPLPERIKGL, from the exons ATGTATAAGATTATTTATTTTGGTGTGCTTGTAGTCTCGTTTGTTTCTCTCGTAGCTCCAACGGGTAAGGTTGGCAAGGCTCGCGCCTATAACAAGGGGGAAATTTTGCGTGATCTACAAGATGCAGTTACCGAGATCATACAATCTGGCTCTGGCGTAACGCAGGAAATTTTATCAATAAAGAAACGTTTTAAGCTCGTGGAGGCTCTTTCCTTTTGTCTGGAAAGTGGTGACATTACGAAACAAGAACTTGCGTCATGTCTAAATACGCTCATTATAGGAAATGGCCTGGATCCACCCGTTAGTGTTTCTGAATGTCTAGGGGAATATATAATGTGTACGAGCAGAGTCTGTCTAGGAGCTATAAACGAGGAGAAAGACGATGCCATAAAG TGTCTGGTTGAATGTTTGCCTCAAAGTATTTTGTGTATTACACGATCAACACCCTTACCGGAAAGAATAAAGGGACTATAA
- a CDS encoding signal peptide containing protein (encoded by transcript BEWA_040920A), which produces MKILQIFTLVAIFLVNPSYGTPFFEHQLYTSKVLDLLKHEGSNKILLNTVAKCMNHTERGAIVSTDFIRCVNDILHTDELTNTDNLGFILGNYVTQSSILMQKCYEERNDIIECLRTFGDCLPLLIRNLFGYPEYSFKCKKLINIPNYDEEKSYLDQEDQEEEKEDQDDEKVIILRQEEL; this is translated from the exons ATGaaaattctacaaatttttaCTCTAGTAGCCATATTCTTGGTAAACCCATCATATGGGACGCCATTCTTCGAACATCAACTATACACCTCCAAAGTCTTGGATCTGTTGAAACATGAAGGTTCTAACAAGATACTCCTCAATACAGTGGCAAAATGTATGAATCACACTGAAAGAGGAGCAATAGTATCCACAGATTTTATCAGATGCGTTAATGACATTCTTCATACGGACGAGCTCACAAATACCGATAACCTGGGATTTATCCTGGGAAACTATGTAACTCAATCGTCAATTCTCATGCAAAAGTGCTACGAAGAGCGCAATGATATTATCGAATGTCTAAGG ACCTTTGGTGACTGCCTTCCGTTACTCATACGCAACCTCTTTGGTTACCCAGAGTATAGTTTCAAGTGCAAAAAACTGATAAACATTCCAAACTATGACGAAGAAAAGTCGTATCTGGACCAGGAAGATCAAGAGGAGGAAAAAGAGGATcaggatgatgaaaaggtgATAATATTGAGACAAGAAGAACTTTAG
- a CDS encoding hypothetical protein (encoded by transcript BEWA_040930A) produces the protein MYRVESFYDAGISANYLHINNVSLDCDEGFSAPVPYRDALVQCEKDKRCVLVTVKEFDVYESSYGKSSLCYSTNMNGIYSVKRGLISIKADKCSMKDAFHTSLNRRGICKPGQLVGELHSLTSFSDAARECQRLKCDYFTVSILQKSDNLASSDRVSEDESDSKRVNSAWVCIGKPTGMYSEGFIMAQRL, from the exons atgtataGAGTGGAATCATTCTATGATGCAGGAATAAGCGCCAACTACTTACACATTAACAATGT GAGTCTGGACTGTGATGAAGGTTTTTCCGCTCCAGTGCCGTACAGGGATGCTCTAGTACA ATGTGAAAAGGATAAGCGCTGCGTTTTGGTCACGGTTAAAGAGTTTGATGTGTATGAAAGCAGTTATGGAAAATCGTCACTGTGCTATTCGACAAATATGAATGGTATATACTCGGTAAAGAGAGGTCTA ATTTCCATAAAGGCTGACAAGT GTTCAATGAAGGATGCATTTCATACCTCTTTGAACAGAAGAG GTATATGCAAGCCTGGTCAACTAGTTGGGGAATTGCACTCTCTTACATCCTTTTCGGATGCTGCGA GGGAATGTCAAAGATTAAAATGTGACTACTTTACA GTGTCAATCTTACAAAAATCAGATAATTTGGCCAGTAGTGACCGCGTTAGCGAAGATGAAAGCGATTCTAAAAGAGTGAATTCCGCTTGGGTTTGCATCGGCAAACCCACTGGCATGTACTCTGAGGGTTTTATAATGGCCCAGAGATTATAA
- a CDS encoding conserved hypothetical protein (encoded by transcript BEWA_040940A): protein MVEGNSKPTNIEEVCSFRTARSKFALENNKHTQRVSFLLKAADLFAKVDPNLSRTYIKELREISEKHLIRLKTTYKRKYCSGCNTVLVPGKTALVQAIDSNNVVLRKKGHKDGNNIPSEKVQNWVCTTCMICTRSRRYPSTS, encoded by the coding sequence ATGGTAGAAGGAAACTCAAAGCCAACTAATATTGAGGAGGTATGCTCATTCAGAACGGCGCGCAGTAAATTCGCTCTAGAAAACAACAAACACACCCAAAGAGTATCTTTCTTGCTCAAGGCTGCGGATTTATTCGCTAAAGTCGATCCAAACTTGAGCAGAACGTACATAAAGGAGCTGAGGGAAATCTCGGAGAAACATCTAATAAGATTGAAGACCACCTATAAGCGTAAATACTGCTCAGGGTGTAATACTGTGCTAGTACCTGGAAAAACCGCATTGGTACAAGCTATCGATAGcaataatgtagttttacGAAAAAAGGGCCACAAAGATGGTAACAACATTCCCTCGGAAAAGGTTCAGAACTGGGTTTGTACCACATGTATGATATGTACAAGATCAAGAAGATATCCATCAACTAGCTAA
- a CDS encoding hypothetical protein (encoded by transcript BEWA_040950A): MKYVAQKSDMNKLTRQNSGDAPSDETCMTSSWKNKTGRSLGTKNRANVIPKDSVVGEDTSVEEKNTCDVISIDSVFHGSGGNEDSECNHTMEVSIQPAIRSDGISCTRLICLPNDAILGAQTEMFMFDDEQALCARSSFKPTEYDISIRNSSKETINEILECINDIGITINTVNCKEKCRSGIFSKKTSIYNIEKIDNINHIYETIDYIHKLCKARDKTREGNKIPCSKSMDANVENCFSTPSETENDHLTTSDQIEKTLEQQVEDSNMIINGYYECQNLLPVSDRSSDSVHTLDGPSRLESKKLPSEDYMHSDEVLLENSTKDENSYRKECKSTLCKDNELQEKSCKDDAKVEDRVDFRKPHNGRVLFYGFHHWNEKHPGLMGYNMMMNKELSPEFFGFADEDSFNNALNAKNEVIVKPPITIGRSISFKCNMRNSLVPREKLISDAVLQIDWGQYQTRRKKRSIWTICCQV; this comes from the coding sequence ATGAAATATGTGGCTCAGAAAAGTGACATGAATAAGTTAACTAGACAAAACTCGGGGGATGCTCCCAGTGACGAAACTTGCATGACAAGTTCGTGGAAAAACAAAACCGGTAGATCTCTGGGAACTAAAAATAGAGCGAATGTAATACCCAAAGATTCGGTAGTTGGAGAGGATACATCTGTAGAAGAAAAGAATACATGTGATGTTATAAGCATTGACTCTGTCTTTCATGGTTCAGGAGGAAATGAAGATTCAGAGTGCAATCATACTATGGAAGTGTCAATTCAACCAGCAATTAGATCTGATGGAATCAGTTGCACAAGGCTAATTTGTTTACCCAATGATGCTATTCTTGGAGCTCAAACTGAAATGTTCATGtttgatgatgaacaaGCTTTATGTGCAAGATCATCATTTAAACCAACAGAATACGATATTTCAATACGTAATAGCTCTAAAGAAACCATTAATGAAATTCTAGAGTGTATAAACGATATTGGCATTACTATAAACACAGTCAATTGTAAAGAAAAATGTAGAAGCGGTATTTTCTCTAAAAAAACAAGCATTTAtaatattgaaaaaattgaCAATATAAATCACATTTACGAAACAATAGATTATATACataaactttgtaaagCCAGAGATAAAACCCGAGAAGGGAATAAAATCCCTTGCTCAAAAAGCATGGACGCAAATGTAGAAAACTGTTTCTCTACACCCTCAGAAACAGAAAATGATCATCTAACTACAAGTGATCAGATTGAGAAAACACTAGAGCAACAAGTGGAAGATAGTAACATGATTATAAATGGGTATTACGAATGTCAAAATTTACTTCCCGTTTCAGATAGAAGCAGCGATTCCGTGCACACTTTGGATGGACCATCTAGGTTAGAGAGCAAGAAACTACCTAGTGAAGATTACATGCATAGTGACGAAGTATTACTTGAAAATAGTAccaaagatgaaaatagTTATCGTAAGGAGTGTAAAAGCACGCTCTGTAAAGATAATGAGTTACAGGAGAAATCTTGCAAAGATGACGCAAAAGTTGAAGATAGAGTCGATTTTAGGAAACCTCATAATGGAAGAGTTTTGTTTTATGGATTTCACCACTGGAACGAAAAACATCCCGGTTTAATGGGATACAACATGATGATGAACAAGGAACTTTCTCCAGAATTCTTTGGGTTTGCCGACGAAGACTCGTTCAACAATGCACTCAATGCCAAAAATGAGGTAATCGTGAAACCACCAATAACCATTGGAAGGTCCATAAGTTTCAAATGCAACATGAGAAACTCCCTTGTACCCAGAGAAAAGCTTATATCGGACGCTGTATTACAGATTGATTGGGGTCAATACCAAACTCGACGCAAAAAAAGGTCAATATGGACTATCTGTTGTCAAGTATAG